The following coding sequences are from one Paenibacillus tundrae window:
- a CDS encoding LysR family transcriptional regulator, whose product MELRQLHYFLKVAQKEHVTQAAEELHVAQSAVSRQIHQLEEELGVDLFMQKGRNLQLTAVGQLFCKRIEGILKDLDKAVGEVHEFLDPEHGEIRIGFPHSLGIHLIPSVVAAFRQRYPNVKFRFKQGMFPTLIRDVLSAEVDLAFISPFPEKHDQVAGDIVLTEELHAILPPNHALANEETIALEQLKDDKFVLFSKGYSLRPIVWHACLEAGFTPKIAFEGEETDTIRGLVAAGMGVSLLPEMALFQTNPLQPAHVAISHPKVTRTIGLIHRADDKLPLVAQSFRSFLLNYFGLQQNNTPSG is encoded by the coding sequence GTGGAATTAAGACAGTTGCATTACTTTTTGAAAGTAGCACAGAAGGAGCATGTTACCCAGGCTGCAGAAGAATTGCACGTGGCGCAGTCTGCGGTAAGTCGACAAATTCATCAACTAGAGGAAGAGCTCGGTGTGGATCTGTTTATGCAGAAGGGGCGGAATCTGCAATTGACTGCTGTGGGGCAGCTCTTCTGTAAACGCATAGAAGGAATTTTGAAGGATTTGGACAAAGCAGTTGGAGAAGTCCATGAATTTTTGGATCCTGAACATGGCGAGATTCGGATTGGTTTTCCGCACAGTCTGGGTATTCATCTAATTCCATCTGTTGTGGCCGCATTTCGTCAGCGTTATCCTAATGTTAAATTCCGATTCAAGCAAGGCATGTTTCCTACTCTAATTCGTGACGTGCTGTCCGCCGAAGTGGATCTAGCGTTCATTTCTCCTTTTCCGGAGAAGCACGATCAGGTTGCTGGGGATATTGTACTTACGGAGGAATTGCATGCAATCCTTCCGCCTAACCATGCACTTGCCAATGAAGAAACGATTGCGTTAGAACAACTGAAAGATGACAAGTTCGTGTTGTTCAGCAAAGGCTACTCGCTGAGACCGATTGTATGGCATGCTTGTCTGGAAGCTGGATTCACACCCAAAATCGCCTTTGAGGGTGAAGAGACAGATACGATTCGAGGATTAGTTGCAGCGGGGATGGGGGTCAGTCTTCTTCCTGAGATGGCTCTATTTCAAACGAATCCTTTGCAACCAGCCCATGTAGCAATCTCCCATCCCAAAGTGACACGTACGATTGGATTAATTCATCGGGCGGATGATAAGCTTCCTCTTGTGGCACAGTCGTTCCGATCATTTCTATTAAATTATTTCGGTCTACAACAAAACAATACCCCATCCGGTTAA
- a CDS encoding zinc metallopeptidase: protein MSFNNGMFVLIIIAFLLSLWAQFRVKSTFRRWSDVPNLNGMTGYDAARHMLDANGLHDVPIEPVRGTLSDHYDPMNRVVRLSEPVYYENSISAVSVACHEVGHAIQHKESYPMLALRHRIFPIVNFASGLAPFLLIAGFLFNAMNLVGIGIIFFSVTVAFQLITLPVEFNASNRAREIMVSEGYIRNEEEKGVAKVLNAAALTYVAAALISLLELIRYIGIFNSRD from the coding sequence ATGAGTTTCAATAACGGTATGTTCGTTTTGATCATTATCGCGTTTTTGCTCTCCTTATGGGCGCAATTCCGTGTAAAAAGTACGTTTAGGCGTTGGTCTGATGTACCCAACCTAAATGGAATGACTGGTTACGATGCTGCTCGTCACATGCTTGACGCTAACGGTCTGCACGATGTTCCGATTGAACCCGTTCGCGGAACCCTCTCTGACCACTATGATCCGATGAACCGAGTCGTACGATTGTCAGAGCCCGTATACTACGAGAATTCGATCTCAGCCGTTTCTGTAGCCTGTCACGAGGTTGGACATGCGATTCAACATAAAGAAAGCTACCCAATGCTTGCACTGCGTCACCGGATCTTCCCAATCGTGAACTTTGCATCTGGCCTAGCTCCATTCTTGCTGATTGCCGGTTTCCTCTTCAACGCTATGAACCTTGTCGGGATCGGTATCATCTTCTTCTCCGTTACCGTTGCTTTCCAACTAATTACCTTGCCGGTAGAATTCAACGCCAGCAACCGTGCACGTGAGATTATGGTATCCGAAGGATATATCCGCAACGAGGAAGAAAAAGGTGTGGCAAAAGTACTGAACGCCGCAGCTCTAACTTACGTTGCTGCAGCATTAATCTCATTGCTTGAATTGATCCGTTATATCGGGATTTTCAACAGCCGTGACTAA
- a CDS encoding MerR family transcriptional regulator, protein MKLFRIGELAKTAGVSERTIDYYTKLGLIDPEERTEKNYRLYSSETLTRLERIVQMKQEKYSLDEIKQSLQKWSLVSTEEQVAHKLTTLELHVQQLEREVNELKPLLGEMKPVQARKMMAGLLTKSAGTMEALKILLENTMM, encoded by the coding sequence ATGAAACTATTTAGAATTGGCGAACTTGCCAAGACCGCGGGTGTAAGCGAACGGACGATTGACTATTACACAAAACTGGGACTCATTGACCCTGAAGAGCGTACAGAGAAAAATTATCGTCTCTATAGTAGTGAAACCTTAACCAGACTAGAACGTATTGTACAAATGAAACAAGAGAAGTATAGTCTCGACGAGATTAAACAATCTCTTCAGAAGTGGAGTCTGGTGAGCACTGAAGAGCAGGTTGCCCATAAACTGACTACCTTAGAACTTCATGTGCAGCAGCTTGAGCGTGAGGTTAACGAGCTCAAACCTCTCCTTGGCGAGATGAAACCTGTACAAGCACGCAAAATGATGGCAGGACTGCTCACGAAGAGCGCAGGTACGATGGAAGCACTGAAAATTCTGCTCGAAAACACCATGATGTAA
- a CDS encoding ammonium transporter, translated as MRKKWLVSVLVMLTLLAFPVSAFAAAEGPTNIELQSGLNSAFTFLAVVLVFLMQGGFALLEAGSTRMKNAGHIAGKTILTLGISVIAFWALGFGLGFGNGNAFFGTTGFFLSGDKMAASFESLAFSDVPLTVKFVFHLAFAAVSLAIACGGMAERAKMSVYIVFGTLYTIIMYPVVAHWVWGGGWLAELGMQDFAGSTVVHLTGATAALVATILLKPRIGKYNKDGKPNIIPGHNQVYSVLGVIILWIGWFGFNPGSTLTALDDGFFGYVALTTNVAAAAGGVAALLISWAVLGKSDIPSMLNGVLAALVAITGACAFVEPWAALVIGALAGIITFFTAQYFDRKGIDDPIYAFSVHGVAGMWGAISTGLFATPELAEHAGVGQAGLFYGGGFHQLGVQLLGLVGAFAFVLVVSFIILGGMKAIMGIRVTEEEETMGLDMSEHGTYGYPEQMKHAESKSNGGGTFSS; from the coding sequence ATGAGAAAGAAATGGTTGGTTTCGGTGTTAGTAATGCTTACTTTATTGGCTTTTCCGGTCAGCGCATTCGCTGCTGCTGAGGGGCCGACTAATATCGAGCTTCAAAGTGGTTTGAACTCAGCCTTTACGTTCTTGGCTGTTGTGTTGGTGTTCTTGATGCAAGGGGGATTTGCTCTACTTGAAGCAGGCTCAACACGAATGAAAAACGCAGGACATATTGCGGGTAAAACGATCCTGACGTTAGGAATCTCAGTAATTGCGTTCTGGGCACTAGGTTTCGGCCTTGGATTCGGTAACGGTAATGCCTTCTTCGGAACAACAGGATTCTTCCTGAGTGGGGACAAAATGGCTGCTTCCTTCGAGTCATTAGCATTCTCCGATGTTCCACTGACCGTTAAATTTGTATTCCATCTAGCTTTTGCTGCGGTGTCATTAGCCATTGCTTGCGGTGGTATGGCTGAACGCGCAAAGATGAGCGTATATATCGTTTTCGGTACTCTTTATACTATTATAATGTATCCTGTTGTTGCTCACTGGGTATGGGGTGGCGGCTGGCTCGCAGAGCTGGGTATGCAAGACTTTGCAGGTTCGACAGTCGTTCACTTAACGGGTGCTACAGCAGCATTGGTTGCTACAATCTTGTTGAAACCTCGTATCGGTAAATATAACAAAGACGGTAAACCTAACATTATCCCAGGTCACAACCAAGTGTATTCTGTACTCGGGGTTATCATTCTCTGGATTGGTTGGTTTGGTTTCAACCCAGGTAGTACATTAACAGCTTTGGATGATGGATTCTTCGGTTATGTTGCTTTGACTACCAACGTAGCTGCGGCTGCTGGTGGTGTAGCTGCACTCTTGATCTCTTGGGCAGTTCTTGGTAAATCCGATATTCCAAGTATGTTGAACGGTGTGCTTGCGGCACTCGTTGCAATCACTGGTGCTTGTGCGTTCGTTGAGCCTTGGGCAGCTCTCGTCATCGGTGCTTTGGCAGGTATTATCACATTCTTCACAGCTCAATATTTCGATCGTAAAGGTATTGACGATCCAATCTATGCTTTCTCTGTTCACGGTGTTGCTGGTATGTGGGGAGCGATCTCTACAGGATTGTTTGCTACACCAGAGCTTGCTGAGCATGCGGGTGTAGGTCAAGCGGGTCTGTTCTATGGCGGTGGTTTCCACCAATTGGGTGTACAGCTTCTCGGTCTTGTAGGCGCATTTGCCTTCGTACTTGTTGTATCCTTCATTATCCTGGGCGGTATGAAAGCGATTATGGGTATCCGTGTTACGGAAGAAGAAGAAACAATGGGTCTGGATATGAGTGAGCATGGTACTTACGGGTATCCTGAGCAAATGAAACATGCGGAAAGCAAATCCAACGGAGGCGGTACGTTCAGCTCCTAA
- a CDS encoding DUF294 nucleotidyltransferase-like domain-containing protein, with protein sequence MEPIPFINHSWSYTEIDVAASVEELRQARIVLQNELQELLSASLSKVEWYQTVNELHDRIARKAVELCIQGMVEEGFGQPPVPYAFIVFGSSGREESTLWSDQDNGMIISDMPHEEKESYYAELGQRITDVLEELGYAKCEGKVMCSERLWRKTLEAWKQQLSEWRSDLAWEPVRNLIIASDMRFITGDHRLAEEWINEFYEGFRQVPELSDAVLRNTVKHKATLNILGQVVTERFGEHAGGFDVKYGLYIPLVNSARFLALQHGIKETSTLKRIERLVSLEAVPLTLLDAAGRAFVSALEFRRNTPAVLKRDLQQSSGFLDEKQMKQKQMHYELRNTLGLVRRVHRALQRQLRFAERRRP encoded by the coding sequence ATGGAACCCATCCCGTTTATCAACCATTCTTGGTCCTATACGGAAATAGATGTTGCAGCATCTGTTGAAGAATTGCGCCAGGCACGAATCGTATTACAGAATGAGCTCCAGGAATTGTTGTCCGCTTCCTTGTCGAAGGTTGAATGGTACCAAACGGTAAATGAGCTGCATGACCGGATTGCCCGGAAAGCAGTAGAGTTATGCATCCAGGGGATGGTAGAGGAAGGCTTCGGCCAACCTCCCGTCCCCTATGCCTTTATCGTTTTTGGTAGTTCAGGCAGGGAAGAGTCAACATTATGGAGTGATCAGGACAATGGCATGATCATTAGTGATATGCCGCATGAAGAAAAAGAATCCTATTATGCTGAACTTGGTCAGCGCATTACGGATGTGTTAGAAGAGCTTGGGTATGCCAAATGTGAAGGTAAGGTCATGTGTTCCGAGCGGCTGTGGAGAAAGACGCTGGAAGCTTGGAAACAACAGCTGTCGGAATGGCGTTCAGATCTAGCCTGGGAGCCAGTTCGTAATCTCATTATAGCTTCAGATATGCGCTTTATTACAGGAGATCATCGACTTGCGGAAGAATGGATTAACGAATTTTACGAAGGGTTCAGACAGGTGCCTGAGCTTTCCGATGCTGTTCTACGCAATACAGTCAAACATAAAGCTACATTAAATATTCTTGGGCAGGTGGTCACTGAGCGTTTTGGTGAACATGCAGGAGGATTTGATGTGAAATATGGTTTATACATTCCGTTGGTCAATAGCGCAAGATTTCTAGCATTACAGCATGGGATTAAAGAAACATCCACACTCAAGCGGATAGAGCGATTGGTTTCGCTGGAGGCTGTTCCACTTACCTTGTTGGATGCGGCTGGCAGAGCATTCGTATCCGCACTTGAATTTCGTCGTAATACACCGGCTGTGCTCAAACGGGATCTACAGCAGAGCAGTGGTTTTTTGGATGAGAAACAAATGAAGCAAAAGCAAATGCATTATGAACTGAGGAATACATTAGGGCTGGTACGTCGTGTGCACCGCGCACTGCAACGACAGCTGCGTTTCGCGGAGAGGAGACGTCCATGA
- a CDS encoding exonuclease domain-containing protein: MREPARGNTGFWNSLRQGGVPSAIASIMGAPTAQHMAFIRSMMREQRRPEVLHTPLNELDAVVFDLETTGFSPQHGDEILSFGAVRINGGVIVEGEQFYTLVQSKTAVPEHITELTGITQEMTLDAPSLLEGLHDFMSFVGGSVLVAHASGHDRAFLNAALWRTTKVRLTHRLIDTMMLARWLEPGRPGYGLDELLESRGITIQGRHHALEDAKMTAQLWSCYLEDMIQHNVETLGDLYTQLSHA; the protein is encoded by the coding sequence ATGAGAGAGCCGGCACGGGGCAATACAGGATTTTGGAATTCGCTGCGCCAGGGAGGGGTTCCTTCCGCCATCGCTTCCATAATGGGAGCCCCTACGGCGCAACACATGGCTTTTATCCGTTCCATGATGAGAGAACAGCGTAGACCTGAGGTGCTTCACACCCCGTTGAACGAGTTGGACGCAGTTGTGTTCGATCTGGAAACGACGGGCTTTTCACCTCAACATGGAGATGAGATTCTTTCGTTTGGAGCAGTACGGATTAATGGAGGTGTCATCGTGGAGGGTGAGCAGTTCTACACGTTGGTACAGTCCAAGACGGCAGTTCCAGAACATATCACTGAACTCACGGGAATTACGCAGGAGATGACATTGGATGCACCCTCCCTCCTAGAGGGATTACATGATTTTATGTCATTTGTCGGAGGTAGTGTGCTCGTCGCACATGCGAGTGGGCATGATCGTGCTTTTCTGAATGCAGCGTTATGGCGCACAACCAAGGTAAGGCTTACGCACCGACTGATCGACACGATGATGTTGGCGCGGTGGCTGGAGCCTGGTAGACCAGGTTACGGGCTGGATGAGCTGCTGGAATCGAGAGGCATTACCATTCAGGGTCGTCACCATGCTCTGGAAGATGCGAAGATGACCGCACAACTGTGGTCATGTTACTTGGAAGATATGATTCAGCATAATGTAGAAACGTTGGGGGATCTGTACACTCAGTTAAGTCATGCGTAA
- a CDS encoding Mov34/MPN/PAD-1 family protein: protein MAALRGQQNTIYILSSVEQEISDYMFHSLPQEACGVVLGEAAAGGIRISRFQPIRNVAPDPLHHFQLEQAEWIRCIFQEPTLVGVFHSHPRTEPLPSLEDIDALPTFAGLLNVYLIGSPVHPSDSTSHNKMNLRAYEIESATQTPDEGIEYRLQPLQLRMT, encoded by the coding sequence ATGGCAGCACTTCGTGGACAGCAGAACACAATCTACATCCTTTCCTCCGTGGAGCAAGAAATATCAGATTACATGTTCCATTCGCTGCCACAGGAAGCCTGCGGGGTTGTGCTGGGTGAAGCTGCAGCGGGCGGCATACGAATCAGTCGGTTTCAGCCCATTCGTAACGTAGCACCTGACCCGCTGCATCATTTCCAACTGGAGCAGGCGGAATGGATTCGTTGCATCTTTCAGGAACCTACGCTTGTTGGCGTATTCCACTCCCATCCTCGAACAGAGCCGTTACCATCTCTGGAGGACATCGACGCCCTTCCGACTTTTGCCGGTTTGCTAAACGTATATCTCATTGGATCACCTGTTCATCCCAGTGATTCAACAAGTCATAACAAGATGAACTTACGTGCTTATGAGATTGAATCCGCGACACAGACACCTGACGAAGGTATCGAATATAGATTACAGCCATTACAATTACGCATGACTTAA
- a CDS encoding TlpA family protein disulfide reductase — protein MKRNLYIWIVAVLLIGFALAQNAGDGIAAVFKQEEPLPTETGPRAGLLAPEFSLTAMDGKTYNVGGAKDKAIIVNFWASWCEPCKQEAPELNSLAAKYKDKLDVYGVNVTSYDKLKDAKAFVDEYKLTFPILLDEDGATYAKYNGVAFPTNVLIDANGVIQEVILGILPEEELERKIKAVIKK, from the coding sequence GTGAAAAGAAACCTATACATATGGATTGTTGCTGTATTACTCATTGGTTTTGCGTTAGCGCAAAATGCAGGGGATGGGATTGCAGCGGTATTCAAGCAGGAGGAACCTCTTCCTACGGAGACTGGGCCTCGTGCAGGGTTGCTTGCTCCTGAATTTTCTCTAACAGCCATGGACGGGAAAACCTACAATGTAGGTGGAGCTAAGGATAAAGCGATAATTGTGAACTTTTGGGCGTCTTGGTGTGAGCCTTGCAAACAGGAGGCACCAGAGCTAAATTCCTTGGCAGCAAAGTACAAAGATAAATTAGACGTGTATGGTGTTAATGTGACATCTTACGATAAACTTAAGGATGCCAAAGCCTTTGTAGATGAGTATAAGCTCACCTTCCCAATCTTGCTGGATGAAGACGGAGCTACTTATGCAAAGTATAACGGAGTGGCCTTTCCTACAAATGTACTGATTGATGCCAACGGCGTGATTCAGGAGGTTATTCTTGGCATTTTGCCTGAGGAAGAGTTGGAACGTAAAATAAAGGCAGTGATTAAAAAGTAA
- the cimA gene encoding citramalate synthase yields MSKAISIFDTTLRDGTQGEGVSLSADDKLKIAKKLDDLGAHYIEGGIPGSNTKDIEFFKRVKELNLNAKVVAFGSTRRKGSVASGDANLQRILESGAHAATLVGKSWDFHVHTALQTTLEENLSMIYDSIAYLKQKGMEVIFDAEHFFDGFKHNPEYAQAVLTKAHEAGADWLVMCDTNGGTMPHEVHEIVSTLYQGLPLAQLGIHTHNDCELAVANTLSAVQAGARQVQGTMNGYGERCGNANLASIIPNLQLKLGYECVSEDSMKQLTNVARYVSEIANVNMPINQPYVGNAAFAHKGGIHVSAILRDSRTYEHIVPELVGNKQRVLVSELAGQSNIVSKAQELGLEFDPSSENSRQIIEKIKGLEHQGYQFEGADASLELLIREANGDIKELFTFESFKMLVEKTAGKPVVSEAFVKLNVGGNSVYTAAEGNGPVNALDNAVRKALVQYFPSLGNMHLSDYKVRVLDEKDATAAKVRVLIESKNTENTWNTVGVSENVIEASWEALVHSFRYALLQENIQDEPSIVSIAAHGLNNH; encoded by the coding sequence ATGTCAAAGGCCATTTCCATCTTCGATACGACTTTACGTGACGGCACACAAGGGGAGGGTGTCAGCTTATCGGCAGATGACAAGCTCAAAATTGCCAAAAAGCTCGATGACCTGGGTGCTCATTATATTGAAGGCGGAATTCCGGGCAGCAACACCAAGGACATTGAGTTTTTCAAAAGAGTCAAGGAATTGAACTTGAACGCCAAGGTGGTTGCATTTGGCAGCACACGTCGGAAAGGCTCTGTCGCCAGTGGGGACGCTAACTTACAACGAATTCTTGAATCAGGTGCTCATGCAGCGACACTTGTTGGGAAGTCATGGGACTTCCACGTGCACACTGCACTGCAAACCACTTTAGAAGAAAACCTCTCCATGATCTATGACTCTATCGCCTATCTTAAACAAAAGGGAATGGAAGTCATTTTTGATGCAGAGCACTTCTTTGATGGCTTCAAACATAATCCAGAATATGCCCAAGCGGTGCTGACCAAAGCGCATGAAGCTGGAGCAGACTGGCTGGTTATGTGTGATACCAACGGCGGAACAATGCCCCATGAGGTGCATGAGATTGTATCGACACTCTACCAGGGACTGCCCTTGGCTCAGCTTGGCATTCATACGCACAATGACTGTGAACTGGCTGTTGCCAACACATTAAGCGCCGTACAAGCCGGTGCAAGACAGGTACAAGGTACGATGAATGGGTATGGAGAACGTTGTGGTAACGCCAACCTGGCTTCCATTATCCCTAACCTACAATTGAAGCTTGGCTATGAGTGCGTGTCTGAAGATTCGATGAAACAACTGACCAACGTAGCACGCTACGTAAGTGAGATCGCGAATGTTAACATGCCAATTAACCAGCCATACGTTGGTAATGCTGCTTTTGCACACAAAGGTGGAATTCACGTCTCCGCCATCTTGCGTGATTCCCGAACGTATGAGCATATCGTGCCAGAACTTGTTGGGAATAAACAACGTGTACTTGTCTCTGAGCTCGCTGGACAAAGTAACATTGTGTCTAAGGCTCAAGAACTCGGGCTTGAGTTCGACCCTAGCAGCGAAAATTCTCGCCAGATTATTGAGAAAATTAAAGGTCTGGAGCACCAAGGCTACCAGTTTGAAGGTGCGGATGCTTCACTCGAATTATTGATTCGTGAGGCCAATGGAGACATCAAAGAACTATTCACCTTTGAATCTTTCAAAATGTTAGTGGAGAAAACAGCCGGAAAACCCGTTGTTTCCGAAGCTTTTGTTAAACTGAATGTAGGCGGAAACAGTGTGTACACCGCTGCGGAAGGTAACGGTCCTGTCAACGCACTCGATAATGCTGTTCGTAAGGCGCTTGTACAATACTTCCCTTCACTCGGCAACATGCATCTTTCTGACTACAAAGTACGTGTCTTAGATGAGAAAGATGCTACAGCAGCCAAAGTACGTGTTCTGATTGAATCCAAAAATACGGAAAACACGTGGAATACAGTTGGTGTATCTGAGAACGTTATTGAAGCGAGCTGGGAAGCACTCGTGCACAGTTTCCGCTACGCGTTACTTCAGGAAAACATACAGGACGAGCCTAGCATCGTTTCAATCGCTGCACATGGGCTAAATAATCATTAA
- a CDS encoding DNA polymerase IV, with translation MSSDGTHYTHVEQYYPAAGRVILHVDMNAFYCSVHEAEEPELYRGKATAVAGSSEVRKGVIVTCSYVARGRGISTGMVVHQAMKKCPDLIVIRPDFHLYRKYSRAFMQIAYSYTPLLEATSIDECYLDITGSKQFGTPMEIAASIQDRIREELGLPCSIGIAPNKLLAKMASDLKKPNGISILRMRDVPNILWHRPCNELFGIGKKTAEKLKKIGIETIGQLAHSDERMLTDLFGVNGTWLKNSAKGINHSPVQAEREANKSIGHTTTLPADISDMNDVQRVLLNISDQVARRLRKHEMLSQGIQITIRTPDMKTITRSRLMEVPTEDSSIIYREACALFAKHWGSGKPVRMLGITLQTLIPREESAIQMDLFEYEQKPKKESLIRIMDQLRDKFGENAVVTAGMIGDDPSVLLRDHKVRGTSLQKDNLQSLD, from the coding sequence ATGTCTTCAGACGGAACGCATTATACCCATGTTGAACAATATTATCCTGCCGCCGGGCGGGTCATTTTGCATGTGGATATGAACGCTTTTTACTGTTCTGTGCATGAAGCGGAGGAGCCAGAGTTATATCGAGGCAAGGCGACGGCTGTGGCTGGCAGCAGCGAGGTGCGAAAAGGGGTCATTGTGACCTGCTCCTACGTAGCTAGAGGTAGAGGAATATCAACAGGCATGGTTGTCCATCAGGCCATGAAGAAATGTCCTGATTTAATTGTGATTCGACCTGACTTTCATTTATATCGGAAGTATTCCAGAGCATTCATGCAAATTGCATACAGCTATACACCGCTGCTTGAGGCAACCTCTATTGATGAGTGTTATCTTGACATCACCGGTTCGAAACAGTTCGGCACACCTATGGAAATTGCAGCCAGCATACAGGATCGAATTCGAGAGGAGTTAGGATTACCCTGTTCTATTGGAATCGCGCCTAATAAGCTGCTGGCTAAGATGGCATCGGATCTGAAAAAGCCTAATGGGATTTCCATTCTGCGAATGAGAGACGTGCCCAACATTCTATGGCATAGACCATGCAATGAACTGTTTGGCATAGGTAAGAAGACAGCGGAGAAGCTAAAGAAAATCGGTATTGAGACGATTGGACAGCTTGCCCATTCAGATGAGCGAATGCTCACAGATCTATTTGGTGTCAACGGTACCTGGTTGAAGAATTCAGCTAAAGGGATTAATCATTCGCCTGTGCAGGCTGAGCGGGAAGCGAACAAGTCCATCGGACACACAACAACATTGCCAGCGGACATATCGGATATGAATGATGTGCAGCGAGTTCTATTAAATATTAGTGACCAGGTCGCCAGAAGGCTGCGTAAGCATGAAATGTTGAGTCAGGGTATTCAGATCACCATTCGCACGCCGGACATGAAGACCATTACCCGCTCTCGGTTAATGGAAGTGCCTACAGAGGATTCGTCCATCATATATCGGGAAGCTTGTGCGTTGTTCGCTAAACACTGGGGAAGTGGGAAACCGGTTCGAATGTTAGGAATCACCTTACAAACGTTGATCCCGCGTGAAGAATCTGCCATTCAGATGGATCTGTTTGAATATGAGCAGAAGCCGAAGAAGGAGAGCTTGATTCGGATCATGGATCAATTGCGTGACAAATTTGGGGAAAATGCAGTTGTAACCGCGGGCATGATCGGTGACGATCCATCCGTGTTACTGCGCGACCATAAAGTAAGGGGAACTTCCTTGCAAAAAGATAATTTGCAAAGTCTTGATTAA
- a CDS encoding ferredoxin, producing the protein MSKYTWVEKDTCIACGACGATAPDIYDYDDEGLAEVIFDGDANKGIKAIPDEFFDDMQDACDGCPTDSIKVADEPFNKEG; encoded by the coding sequence ATGAGTAAATATACTTGGGTTGAAAAAGATACATGTATTGCGTGTGGAGCTTGCGGAGCAACAGCACCTGACATCTACGATTACGACGATGAAGGCTTGGCAGAAGTAATCTTCGACGGTGATGCAAACAAAGGGATCAAAGCTATTCCAGATGAGTTCTTCGATGATATGCAGGACGCTTGCGACGGTTGCCCTACAGATTCCATTAAAGTTGCGGATGAGCCTTTTAACAAAGAAGGTTAA